A region of Panthera uncia isolate 11264 chromosome D4, Puncia_PCG_1.0, whole genome shotgun sequence DNA encodes the following proteins:
- the INIP gene encoding SOSS complex subunit C isoform X1, whose translation MAANPSGQGFQNKNRVAILAELDKEKRKLLMQNQSSTNHPGASIALSRPSLNKDFRDHAEQQHIAAQQKAALQHAHAHSSGYFITQDSAFGNLILPVLPRLDPE comes from the exons ATGGCAGCAAACCCATCAGGACAAG GTTTTCAAAACAAGAACAGAGTTGCGATCTTGGCAGAActggacaaagagaaaagaaaattactcatGCAGAACCAATCTTCAACAAATCATCCTGGAGCTAG CATTGCACTCTCGAGACCCTCTCTTAATAAGGACTTCCGGGATCATGCTGAGCAGCAGCATATTGCAGCCCAACAAAAGGCAGCTTTGCAG CACGCACATGCACATTCATCTGGATACTTCATAACTCAAGACTCCGCATTTGGGAATCTTATTCTTCCTGTCTTACCTCGCCTTGACCCagagtga
- the INIP gene encoding SOSS complex subunit C isoform X2, protein MAANPSGQGFQNKNRVAILAELDKEKRKLLMQNQSSTNHPGASIALSRPSLNKDFRDHAEQQHIAAQQKAALQWNDINKSVAHIIAMVF, encoded by the exons ATGGCAGCAAACCCATCAGGACAAG GTTTTCAAAACAAGAACAGAGTTGCGATCTTGGCAGAActggacaaagagaaaagaaaattactcatGCAGAACCAATCTTCAACAAATCATCCTGGAGCTAG CATTGCACTCTCGAGACCCTCTCTTAATAAGGACTTCCGGGATCATGCTGAGCAGCAGCATATTGCAGCCCAACAAAAGGCAGCTTTGCAG TGGAATGATATCAATAAAAGCGTTGCGCACATCATTGCAATGGTTTTTTGA
- the INIP gene encoding SOSS complex subunit C isoform X3, protein MQNQSSTNHPGASIALSRPSLNKDFRDHAEQQHIAAQQKAALQHAHAHSSGYFITQDSAFGNLILPVLPRLDPE, encoded by the exons atGCAGAACCAATCTTCAACAAATCATCCTGGAGCTAG CATTGCACTCTCGAGACCCTCTCTTAATAAGGACTTCCGGGATCATGCTGAGCAGCAGCATATTGCAGCCCAACAAAAGGCAGCTTTGCAG CACGCACATGCACATTCATCTGGATACTTCATAACTCAAGACTCCGCATTTGGGAATCTTATTCTTCCTGTCTTACCTCGCCTTGACCCagagtga